A window of Nonomuraea angiospora genomic DNA:
GCGTGTCCAGGTGTCGAGGATCTCGGAGTCGCCCCCCTCGAGGGACTTCCAGCGTTCGCCGGGGAGGTAGGTGCGCCCGACCGTCACCTTGAGCCCCAGCCACGCCTCGAAGCCCGGCAGGAGGTCGGGACCGCGTTTGTCGGAGGCGAGGAAGACGCCCAGCGCCGCGGGGCCGGCGGAGGGGGCGGGCACGGGCGTGCCCAGGCTGACCGATGCCACGGCCACACCCGTGATTATCGCGAGCGAAAAGTGCAGATATTTCTTTCCTGCCACGATCGCACATCCCCGATTCTCGCCTCTCCTTCCTTCTCCATACCCCACGTTTCGGCAATCCGGATATCCGACTCGCGATTTGCCTGATTTATAGCTTTTCGCGAAGGAGAAGGAACATGCTCGATTGCACCGTCCCGGCGCTTGTGCTGCGACTGGACCCCAATAACTTTCATCATGGGACCCTCGGCGCCATCCGCTCCCTCGGCAGGGCCGGCGTGGAGGTGCACGGGCTGCTCGGGGACACGGACTCGCCCACCTCCCGCTCCAAGTACCTGGCGCGCGGGCACGCGTGGCCGCGCGGCGGGGGCATGGGGGACGTCGTGCGGACGCTCACGCAGGTCGCCCAGAGCATCGGCCGCCCGGCCGTCCTGCTGGCGCTGGACGACGCGGGCGCCATCGCCGTCGCGGAGCACGCGGCCGAGCTGCGCCCGTACTACCTCCTTCCCGACCAGGTGCCCGGACTGCCGCGCGCCCTCGCCGACAAGCGCCTGCTGGCGCAGCTGTGTTCCGCGTTCGGGGTCGTCCAGCCGGAGACCCGGCTGATCACCGGCGAACGCGACGCCGCGGCGGCCGTCACCGACTTCGGGCTGCCGCTGGTCGCCAAGTGGGCCCAGCCGTGGCTCCTGCCCGCCGGCGTCGGACTGCGCAACACCAGCCTGGTGCGCCGGGCCGGCCAGGTGCCCCGGCTGCTCCAGTACGTGGAGGGGCGCGACCTGCTGTTCCAGCGCTTCGTGCCCGGTGGGCCGCACTCGGACTGGTTCTTCCACGGCTACTTCGACGAGAACTCCCGCTGCCTGTACGGCGGAGCGGGACGCAAGGAGCGCGCCCATCCCAAGGGCGCCGGGCTCACCACCTACGGGCGATGGCTGCCCAACCCCGTCGTCGAGGGCACGGCCCGCGAGCTGGCGGAGCGGCTGGGCTACCGCGGCGTGCTGGACATCGACTTCCGCCACGACGCCGGCAGGGACGCCTACCACCTGCTGGACTTCAACCCCCGGCTCGGCGCCCAGTTCCGGCTCTTCAGCGACAGCAGCGGACTGGACCTGGTGCGGGCCGCCCACCTGCACCTGTCCGGCCGGCGCACGGCCCTGGGGCGGGCCGGACACGGCCGGACCTACGTGGTGGAGAACTACGACCTCCTCACCGCGGGCCCGAAGAGCCTGCGCGCCCTGTGGTCGGCGGACGAACTGGCCTGGCTGTCCGCCGACGATCCCCGGCCCTTCGTGGCCATGGCCAGGCATGCGATGAAACGCGGATTCACCCGGCTGGCCCGGCAGCGGGCCTAGCACGGCGAATGGAGGAGAACATGGCTACCTCGGTCATCGACGTGGCGATCGTGGGCGCCGGACCGTACGGGCTGTCCGTGGCGGCGCACGCCCTGCACGCCGGGCTGGACGCGCGGGTGTACGGCGAGCCGATGCGGGCGTGGGAGCGCCACATGCCCAGAGGCATGCTGCTGAAGTCCGAGCCGGACGCGTCCCATCTCGGCGACCCGGATCGCAGGCACGGCCTCGACGCCTTCCACCGCTACTCCTACGGGGAGCCGGTGCCGGTGGAGAGGTTCGTCGCCTACGGCAGGTGGTTCCGGGGGCGGGCGGTCGGCCGGGCGCTGGAGGAGACGGAGGTGACGGCCGTCGGCGTCGAGGGCAGGCTGTTCGCGCTCTCCCTGTCGTCGGGGGCGTCCGTGCTGGCCAGGACGGTCGTGCTGGCCCTCGGATTCCTGCCGTTCGCCCACCGGCCCCGCGCCCTGGCGGCCCTGCCGCCCGAGGCGGCCACGCACAGCTCCGACCACCACGACCTGAGCGGGTTCGCGGGCCGGGACGTGACCGTGCTCGGGGCCGGGCAGTCGGCGCTGGAGACCGCGACGCTGCTGGCCGAGGCCGGGGCGGCCGTCCGGCTCGTCGCCCGGACCGATGCCCTGGCCTGGAACGACGTGCCCGTCGAGCGGCGCCCGCTCATGTCGCGCGTGCTGGCGCCCCGCTCCCCGCTCGGGAGCGGCTGGCCGTCCGTGGCCTGGTCGCGGATGCCGTACGCGGTCCGGCACCTGCCGAGGGCGGCCCGCGCCCACATCGTGCGCAACACCCTCGGGCCGGCCGGGTCCTGGTGGCTGAAGGAGCGCTTCGACGGCGCCGTGCAGGTGACCCTGGGGACGCGGCTGGCGGCCTCCGAGTACCGCGACGGGGTCCGGCTGCGGCTGCGGGACCCCGCGGGAGCGGTCACCACGCTGGAGACCGAGCACGTCATCGCGGCGACCGGCTACCGGGTGGACGTGGCCAGGATCGGGATCCTGCACGAGGACCTGCGGCGCGCGGTGGCGGCGCCCGGTCCGGCGCCGCGGCTCGGTCCCGCCTTCGAGACGTCCGTCGCGGGGCTGCACCTGGTCGGGCTCGCGGCGGCGGCGACGTTCGGACCGGCCATGCGGTTCGTGTGCGGCTGCGACTTCGCCGCCCGCCGCGTGACCAGGGGCCTCGTGCGCCGACTTCGGGGAGCCCGGGCGTGAACCCGCGTAGAGCCGCGATGGTTCTTCACGCGGTGCTGCCCTGCGTGGTCACGCTGTTCGCCGGCGTCCCGGGGGCCGTCGCCGGGGACGCGCCGTCGTCCTTCACCAACTCGCCGGCGACGGCCTCGGGGCGGACGCCGTCCGGCGTGAGGGTGACCGTGCGCAAGACCATGATCGGGCAGACCCGCGTGGCCTCCGCCCAGGTGCTGACCCCGAGCACGTGGGCGCCCGCCGACGAATACCTCGTCCCGGCCAACGCCAAGATGACGGCGGGATTCATGGACCTCTACGAGGACTTCGCGGCCCGGCCCGGCGGCTGGAGCGGCGTGGCCATGCTGACGTTCACGTTCTCCCGGCCGGTACGCGACCCGCACCTGCACGTGTTCGGCACGGGCGGCCTGTCGCGCGACCCCAGGCGCGGCCGCGACGACTACTGGCCCGCCATCGACCTGGTCGGCGGCACCCCGGCCACGCCCACCTTCTCCGCGGCGGCCGGCTTCCCCGGCTACCGGGTCACGTCGGACTCGATCGAGCCGGAAGCGGTCCGTCCCGTCAGGTCCACCACCTGCGGGGTCGTCTACACCTGCGGCACGGCCAAGGTGAACGGCACCGTGACCGCGTTCACGATCCGCCTGAGCGCCCGTGACGTGCGCTACGGGCTCGGGGGCCCAGGCTGTGGGCCGCGTTCAAGCTCACGCTGGCCGAGGACGACTCCGACGCGCCCGCCTCGTACGGAGCCGCCTCCCACGCGATCACCGACTCCTTCCTGGGAGCCTCCGTGACCGCCGACCATCTGAACGTGGTGAGCACGGCGCCCCGCAGGGTGAGCGCCGACGAGGACGACGCCGTGACCGGCTCCCCGGCGGAGATCACCGTCCGGGACCTGGCCGGCACGCTGACGGTGCCCGTACGGGCCGGGTCGCCCGCGTACCTCACCGGCTGGATCGACGCCGACGGCGACGGCCGCTTCGGCACGGACGAGCGGGCCACCGCGAAGGTCGACAAGGACGCCACCACCGCCGAGCTGCGCTGGAGTCTGCCGAAGACACTGCCCACCGGCCCCACCTGGATGCGGCTGCGCCTGGCCGCCGAGGCGACGGCCCTGCCCACGGGATGGGCCGACAGCGGCGAGGTCGAGGACCACCCGATCCGGCTCGTCCGCCCGGCGGACGCCGTGAGCTGAGGCGGGTCAGAGCGAGAGCGCGGGCTCCATGACCTCGGAGGGGCACAGCCGGCCGATCACCGCGCGCACCTGGGCGCGCAGGGCGGGGTCCGTGAGGTGGCCGTCCTCGTCGAAGTGCGGGCAGGCCGGGGAGATCACCAGCTCGGCCCCCATCACGACGGCGCCCGCCGCCTGAAGGTGCTTGTACAGCTCCGCCTGCGCCCACATCGCGCCGCACGCCCGCGCGCTCGCGCTCATCACCGCCACGTGCTTGCCCGACAGCCGGTCGCCCGCCGACATCCAGTCCAGCGCGTACGTCAGCTCCTCCGGCAGCAGGCTGTGCTCGGGGGCGGTCAGCAGCACCGCGTCGGACGCGGCGACCAGCCCGATGAGCTCGCGCGCCACGACCGGCACCGGGCCAGGCGCGTACGGCGGGATCTCGCCCAGCCCCGGCCACACCGCGAAGTCGACGCCCGCGGGCAGCTCGCCACCCGCCGCGTCCAGCAATTTGTTGATAAACGACCCCGCGTGCAGACTGGCGGCGATCCCGATGATTTTCACCCTCTGCTCCCGAGCGGTTCCGAAGTTTCCAGAAACCTGCCCGATGCCTCGGATGTCCAAGACCAGCGCCGGGTCAAGACACGACTGGGGCCCGTTCGCGCCCTATCGCCGCGCCGGGTGATCGTCCGAGGCGCGCGGGCGGCGGAAGATCAGGGCCAGGACGCGCAGCACCAGGATGGCGGCGATCACCAGCAGGTTGTAGCCGATGAGCTGGAACAGCGAGGTGTTCGCCAGCGCCGGCGGGCCGCCGGCCGTCCCGAGGAGGATGACCGCCATCACCCCGGCCGTGGCCCCGAGCACCGTCAGCAGCACCTGGTGGAGCAGGCCCGTCACGTAACGGCGGTCGCGGTCGTCGGCGAGCAGCCGCACGTTCATGGTGAACCGGCCGTGCTCCGCGGCGCTCGCGATGCGCTCGACGCGGCGCGGCAGGCGGCGCAGCATCGGCAGCAGCGCGACCAGCTCCTGCGTGACGGACTCCTTGATCGTCTCCGGCGTGATCCGCTCGGCGAGGTGGCGGCCGGCGAACGAGCGGGCCTCGCCGATGAGGTCGAACCCGGGGGACAGGCGCACGAGCGTGCCCTCCAGCGTGGCCAGCGCGCGGAAGACGGCGGCCACCTCGGGCGGGATCGACAGCCCGTACGCCGAGACGATCCTGAACAGGTCGGTGAACATCTGCGCGCTGTCCATGCCGGCCGTCACGTGCCTGGCCATGAACTGGCCGAGCGCCCGTTCGAGCGCGGCCTCGTCGATGTCCTCCGGCCTGGGCACGACCTCGAGCAGCGCGTCGGTGACGCCCAGCGGGTCCTGGCGGTTCATGGCGAGCAGGAAGCGCCGCAGCGCCGAGCGCACGGAGTCGTCGAGCCGCCCGACCGCGCCGAAGTCGAGCAGCCCCAGCGTGCCGTCGTCGAGCAGCATGAGGTTGCCGGGATGCGGGTCGGCGTGGAAGACGCCCTCGATCAGGATCTGCCTGAGCAGGCAGTCGAGCAGGTCGCGGGCCAGCTGCGGGCCCTGCTCGGGGGCGGCGGCGGTGACGGGCCGGCCGGACAGGCGCCGCATGACGAGCACGCGTTCGGTGCACATGGCGCTGATCGGGGCGGGGTAGGTGACACCGCCGCCGCCGGAGGCGGTGACGGCCGCCATGTTGGCCGCCTCCACCCGGAAGTCGAGCTCCTCGCGGATCGCCGTCGCGAACCCCTCGGCCAGGTCGCGCAGGCCGAGCGAGCGGCCCCAGCGGGTCCTGGACTCCAGCGTGGCCGCCAGCCGCCGGACGATGTCGAGGTCCTTCGAGACCACCGGCCAGATGCCCGGCCGCAGCACCTTGACCACGACGCTCTCGCCCGAGTGCAGGCGCGCGGCGTGGACCTGCCCGATGGAGGCGGCGGCCAGCGGCGTCCGGTCGAACTCGGCGAACGCCTCGTCCACCGGCCCGCCCAGCTCGGCGGCCAGCACCGGCTCGATCTCCGGCCACGGCGCCGGGGCGACCTGGTCCTGCAGCCGGCCCAGCTCCTCGACGAACTCGGCGGGCAGCAGGTCGCGCCGGGTGGACAGGACCTGGCCGAGCTTGATGAACGTGACGCCGCCCTCGTCGAGCGCCTCGCGCAGCGACCTGGCCAGCCGCACCTTGCCCGAGCGGTCGTCGAGCCGCTCGCCCCGGCCGCGCAGGTACGGGCCGAGGCCGTGCTTGATGGCGATCCGGGTGATCTGCGAGTAGCGCCTGGCCCGGGACAGGCGGCCGCGTACGGACCTGACGAGCTCCAGCGGCCCCGGCACCGAGCCCGGCGGCACCAGCGCCTCGGCGATCACCAGGATCACCATGGGGATCAGCACCACGCTCATGACGATGAGCAGCAGGATCCCCATCGCCGGCGCGGCGGGCGGGTTCTCGCGGTCGACGGGGCCGAGCGAGGACAGGATCGGCTCCAGCATCGGCTGCGCCAGCGCGAAGGCGACCAGCGCAGCCAGGAACGTGCGCAGCCTGCCGAACCTGACGTCCAGCAGGCGCTGCGCCGCCGTGGCCAGACCGATGATCATCAGGAGCGTGAAGACGCTGAGGAGCAGCTGGGTGGGGAGATCCATAGAGCAGGATCCTTCCACGGCGGCGCTCCCCGCCAGATGCCGGCGGCGGGCGCGGGTCCGTCAGCGGGCGGCGGCGCGCGCCCGGCGCTCCTCGCGGCGCTCGACGAACCTGGCGGCCGTGGTCTCGGTCTTGGCCAGGAACGCGGACAGCTCCTCGCGGGCCCGCTCGCCCTCGGCGTCCAGCCCGGTCTTGTCGAACACCGACCACTGCTTCAGCACCGGCATCAGCACGTCGTCCAGGTGGAGGCGCAGGTCGTAGATGCCCTCGTTCGCGATGATCATGGCCTTGCGGGCGAACCCCTCGATGCCCGAGCCCGGCATCTGGAACGTGGTGACGACGTCGGTCACCGCGCGCATGGTCTGGTTGGGGTCCAGCTCGAAGGCGGCCTTGAGCAGGTTGCGGTAGAAGAGCATGTGCAGGTTCTCGTCGGCGGCGATCCTGGCGAGCAGACGCTCGCAGCCCTCGTCGCCGGAGGCCCTGCCGGTGTTGCGGTGCGCGATGCGGGTGGCCAGCTCCTGGAAGGAGACGTACGCGAGCTGCTGGAGCATGGTGCC
This region includes:
- a CDS encoding carboxylate--amine ligase, producing MLDCTVPALVLRLDPNNFHHGTLGAIRSLGRAGVEVHGLLGDTDSPTSRSKYLARGHAWPRGGGMGDVVRTLTQVAQSIGRPAVLLALDDAGAIAVAEHAAELRPYYLLPDQVPGLPRALADKRLLAQLCSAFGVVQPETRLITGERDAAAAVTDFGLPLVAKWAQPWLLPAGVGLRNTSLVRRAGQVPRLLQYVEGRDLLFQRFVPGGPHSDWFFHGYFDENSRCLYGGAGRKERAHPKGAGLTTYGRWLPNPVVEGTARELAERLGYRGVLDIDFRHDAGRDAYHLLDFNPRLGAQFRLFSDSSGLDLVRAAHLHLSGRRTALGRAGHGRTYVVENYDLLTAGPKSLRALWSADELAWLSADDPRPFVAMARHAMKRGFTRLARQRA
- a CDS encoding NAD(P)-binding domain-containing protein, with the translated sequence MATSVIDVAIVGAGPYGLSVAAHALHAGLDARVYGEPMRAWERHMPRGMLLKSEPDASHLGDPDRRHGLDAFHRYSYGEPVPVERFVAYGRWFRGRAVGRALEETEVTAVGVEGRLFALSLSSGASVLARTVVLALGFLPFAHRPRALAALPPEAATHSSDHHDLSGFAGRDVTVLGAGQSALETATLLAEAGAAVRLVARTDALAWNDVPVERRPLMSRVLAPRSPLGSGWPSVAWSRMPYAVRHLPRAARAHIVRNTLGPAGSWWLKERFDGAVQVTLGTRLAASEYRDGVRLRLRDPAGAVTTLETEHVIAATGYRVDVARIGILHEDLRRAVAAPGPAPRLGPAFETSVAGLHLVGLAAAATFGPAMRFVCGCDFAARRVTRGLVRRLRGARA
- a CDS encoding GEVED domain-containing protein; protein product: MTADHLNVVSTAPRRVSADEDDAVTGSPAEITVRDLAGTLTVPVRAGSPAYLTGWIDADGDGRFGTDERATAKVDKDATTAELRWSLPKTLPTGPTWMRLRLAAEATALPTGWADSGEVEDHPIRLVRPADAVS
- a CDS encoding NADPH-dependent FMN reductase, with protein sequence MKIIGIAASLHAGSFINKLLDAAGGELPAGVDFAVWPGLGEIPPYAPGPVPVVARELIGLVAASDAVLLTAPEHSLLPEELTYALDWMSAGDRLSGKHVAVMSASARACGAMWAQAELYKHLQAAGAVVMGAELVISPACPHFDEDGHLTDPALRAQVRAVIGRLCPSEVMEPALSL
- a CDS encoding ABC1 kinase family protein — its product is MDLPTQLLLSVFTLLMIIGLATAAQRLLDVRFGRLRTFLAALVAFALAQPMLEPILSSLGPVDRENPPAAPAMGILLLIVMSVVLIPMVILVIAEALVPPGSVPGPLELVRSVRGRLSRARRYSQITRIAIKHGLGPYLRGRGERLDDRSGKVRLARSLREALDEGGVTFIKLGQVLSTRRDLLPAEFVEELGRLQDQVAPAPWPEIEPVLAAELGGPVDEAFAEFDRTPLAAASIGQVHAARLHSGESVVVKVLRPGIWPVVSKDLDIVRRLAATLESRTRWGRSLGLRDLAEGFATAIREELDFRVEAANMAAVTASGGGGVTYPAPISAMCTERVLVMRRLSGRPVTAAAPEQGPQLARDLLDCLLRQILIEGVFHADPHPGNLMLLDDGTLGLLDFGAVGRLDDSVRSALRRFLLAMNRQDPLGVTDALLEVVPRPEDIDEAALERALGQFMARHVTAGMDSAQMFTDLFRIVSAYGLSIPPEVAAVFRALATLEGTLVRLSPGFDLIGEARSFAGRHLAERITPETIKESVTQELVALLPMLRRLPRRVERIASAAEHGRFTMNVRLLADDRDRRYVTGLLHQVLLTVLGATAGVMAVILLGTAGGPPALANTSLFQLIGYNLLVIAAILVLRVLALIFRRPRASDDHPARR
- a CDS encoding acyl-ACP desaturase — translated: MAMTQTELLHELEPVVAVELDRHHTMAKEWFPHEYIPWSEGRDFDGIYGGEAWQEGDSKIPEAARISLIVNLLTEDNLPSYHHEIASTFGRDGAWGTWVHRWTAEEDRHGTALRDYLTVTRAVDPVALERARMHHMENGFITEYGTMLQQLAYVSFQELATRIAHRNTGRASGDEGCERLLARIAADENLHMLFYRNLLKAAFELDPNQTMRAVTDVVTTFQMPGSGIEGFARKAMIIANEGIYDLRLHLDDVLMPVLKQWSVFDKTGLDAEGERAREELSAFLAKTETTAARFVERREERRARAAAR